In the genome of Hydrogenophaga sp. PBL-H3, the window AACTTCGCTGGCGGGTGGCCGACCTCGCTCGAATCCAGACCCACGCCGATGAAGTGTTCGCGGTGGGGCAGCGCTGCTTCCAAGGTGGCAAAGGCGTCTTCTTCGCTCAGGTGGCGCAGGAAACACAGGATGAGCGAGGCACTGATGCCCAGCTCGGCCTGGGCACGCTTGCACGCGCTCGAAAGGCCCTGAATCACGGTGGCCATGGGCACGCCGCGCGCGGTGTGGGTCTGCGGGTCGAAGAAGAGTTCAGCGTGCACCACGTTGTCGGCCTTGGCGTGCAGGAAGTAGGCCCAGGCCATGTCGTGAAAGTCGGCCTCCTGCAGCAACACGCTGGCACCGGCGTAGTAAATGTCCAGAAAACTCTGCAGGTTGGTGAAGGCGTAGGCCTCGCGCAGCGCTTCCACGCTCGCATAGGGCAGGCTCAGTCCGTTGCGCTGCGCGAGCGCAAAAATCAGCTCGGGCTCCAGCGAGCCTTCGATGTGGATGTGCAGCTCGGCCTTGGGGATGGCGGCGGCGAGTTCGGCGGCGGTCGTGGTCATGTCGGATCTTTCAACAAGTGCCCAGCGAGATGCCAAGGCGTTTGAGATAGCGGCGGTAAGCGCTCGACACGCGATCGGCGGGTCCATGCACTTCGGTCACCGGCGCTGTGCGACCAATCGGCAGGGTGCGCGGCGTCTGCGATTCCACCACCGGGCGGTCTTGTGCAAACACGGTGTCCTGAAAGTCGATCAGCTGCTGGTCGCTCGACGCATCCCCCTGCGTGGCCATCACGAACCAGGCGGTGCATGCCGTGTCGGCATCGGGACGGATGAAAAGTGCAATGGCATTGCTCACCGGGTCGCCTGCGGTCGCGTCCTTGCGCAAGATGGCGGCAAAGGGGTGCGGCACGTCGTAGCGGTAGGCGATCCACGCACCACCGTCCGCACCCGCGTAAGCGCGGGGCTGCCAGGCACGCGCACCGATCACGGCCAATCCGTCAGCGCCCTCTTCCACCTGCCCTGTTTCCACCTTCGCATGGCTGCGTTCGCCCAGCCAGCCTTCGTGCACGAAGCCGAAGTGGCTGAGGTCGAGAAAATTCTCTACCAGGCGTGGCGCGCTGGTGTTGAGCTCGTAAGGGCCGCAGACGACACGACGCCACGCCGCGTCGTCACCTGGGGCGAACACGGGCAGGTCATCGAGAGATCCGCGCGCGGTCTGTGGCGCCTGCAGCCGCACCCACACCAGCCCGAAACGCTCACACGCATCGAACACCGTGGCCACATGGCCAGCGGGCGGCGTGAAGTCGGGCGCGGCGGGAATGTGCTGGCACTGCCCCGTGTGACCAAACTGCCAGCCGTGGTAAGGGCATTCCAGCCGCGCACCGTGCACACCGATCAACACCCGGCCCAGCGAGAGCTGGGCGCCGCGGTGCGGGCACTGGTCGGCCCAGGCGTGCACACGGCCTGCGTCGTGCCCGGGTTCCCGCCAGAGCACCAGTGCTTGCCCGAGCAGCGCGCACGCCACCGGCGCCTCACGCACCTGGTTGGATGCGATCACGGGGTACCAGAGTTGTTGTTCGATCATCGGAGCCTCATTCAAACAGGAAAGCCGCCCGAAGGCGGCTTTCGTTGTCAATGCATGTCGGGCGGGATCAGTTGGGAACTTTGCCCTCGACGCCCTTGACGTAGAACTTCACGCCACCCAGGAACTTGTCGTCGGCGACCACGTCCTTGGCCAGCACTTCCTTGCCATCCGAACCCATGATCGGGCCCTTCCAGATCGAGAAGCTGCCGTCCTTCAAGCCGGCGCGCACGGCGTCCACCTTGGCCTTGGCTTCGGCGGGCACGTCTTCAGCCACCGAAACCATGTCGATCGCGCCTTCCTTCACGCCCCACCATACGCCACCGGTGGACCAGGTGCCTTCCAGCGCATCCTTGGTGGCCTTGATGTAGTAAGGCGCCCAGTTGATCACGGCCGAGCCCAGGTGGGCCTTGGGGCCATAGGCGGTCATGTCGGAGTCCCAGCCGAAGGCGCGCTTGCCCAGCTTCTCTGCGGTCTGCAGCACGGCGGACGAGTCGGTGTTCTGGAACAGCACGTCGGCACCCCCGTTGATCAGCGAGGTGGCGGCTTCGGTTTCTTTTGGTGGATCGAACCAGCCGTTGACCCAGACCACGCTGGTCTTGATCTTGGGGTTCACCGATTGCGCGCCCAGCGTGAAGCTGTTGATGTTGCGGATCACTTCAGGAATTGGAATCGAGGCCACGACGCCGAGCTTGTTGCTCTTGGTCATGCTGCCGGCGATCACGCCAGCCATGTACGCGCCTTCGTAGGTGCGGCTGTCGTAGGTGCGCATGTTC includes:
- a CDS encoding adenosine deaminase: MTTTAAELAAAIPKAELHIHIEGSLEPELIFALAQRNGLSLPYASVEALREAYAFTNLQSFLDIYYAGASVLLQEADFHDMAWAYFLHAKADNVVHAELFFDPQTHTARGVPMATVIQGLSSACKRAQAELGISASLILCFLRHLSEEDAFATLEAALPHREHFIGVGLDSSEVGHPPAKFSRVFARCRELGLRIVAHAGEEGPPGYIWEALNDLKTERIDHGVRSLEDPALVAELAKRRTPLTVCPLSNLKLCVVNDLKDHPMKRLLNAGLCATVNSDDPAYFGGYMNANFVQTVEALDLSRDDVITLARNSFEASFVSEARRAELMVLLDGFIAT
- a CDS encoding aromatic ring-hydroxylating oxygenase subunit alpha gives rise to the protein MIEQQLWYPVIASNQVREAPVACALLGQALVLWREPGHDAGRVHAWADQCPHRGAQLSLGRVLIGVHGARLECPYHGWQFGHTGQCQHIPAAPDFTPPAGHVATVFDACERFGLVWVRLQAPQTARGSLDDLPVFAPGDDAAWRRVVCGPYELNTSAPRLVENFLDLSHFGFVHEGWLGERSHAKVETGQVEEGADGLAVIGARAWQPRAYAGADGGAWIAYRYDVPHPFAAILRKDATAGDPVSNAIALFIRPDADTACTAWFVMATQGDASSDQQLIDFQDTVFAQDRPVVESQTPRTLPIGRTAPVTEVHGPADRVSSAYRRYLKRLGISLGTC
- a CDS encoding BMP family ABC transporter substrate-binding protein codes for the protein MTDLSKRSLMKVAALTALASAVLIGCGKKEEVAAPAAPAPAAAPAPKPEPLKIAFAYVGPVGDGGWTFAHDNGRKAVEKEFGDKVVTSFVENVPESADAERVLRDLASQGNKLVFGTTFGYMEPMLKVAPDFKDVKFEHATGYKTAENMRTYDSRTYEGAYMAGVIAGSMTKSNKLGVVASIPIPEVIRNINSFTLGAQSVNPKIKTSVVWVNGWFDPPKETEAATSLINGGADVLFQNTDSSAVLQTAEKLGKRAFGWDSDMTAYGPKAHLGSAVINWAPYYIKATKDALEGTWSTGGVWWGVKEGAIDMVSVAEDVPAEAKAKVDAVRAGLKDGSFSIWKGPIMGSDGKEVLAKDVVADDKFLGGVKFYVKGVEGKVPN